The Mya arenaria isolate MELC-2E11 chromosome 16, ASM2691426v1 genome includes a window with the following:
- the LOC128221361 gene encoding zinc finger protein 782-like: MQINTSEKPYICGICQTGFSQKTNLKAHMRTHTGEKPFVCAICDAAFLHKPNLRTHMRIHTGEKSYKCESCDATFSQETNLKTHMRTHTGERPCKCDICDATFSQRSTLRRHLVIHTGEKPYKCDICNAAFPLQPTLKAHLRIHTGEKPYKCEICAANFSQKPSLTTHLRIHTGEKPYTCDICGNAFSRRYLLRVHMRIHSENKQYKCDKCDAGFSRQSLLTKHMRIHLENMPYKCDICGMPFSCKNPLRKHMLIHTGEKPYKCDICDAAFVQKYNLKTHMRVHTGEKPYKCDICDAAFSHKHRVKIHVRIHHPEV, from the coding sequence ATGCAAATTAATACAAGTGAAAAGCCGTATATTTGTGGAATATGTCAGACTGGGTTTTCACAAAAAACAAATCTAAAGGCTCACATGCGAACTCACACAGGAGAGAAACCGTTTGTATGTGCAATATGTGATGCTGCCTTTTTACATAAACCTAATCTTAGAACGCACATGCGGATTCACACAGGAGAGAAATCGTACAAGTGTGAAAGTTGCGATGCTACTTTTTCACAGGAAACCAATCTTAAAACCCATATGCGTACTCACACAGGGGAAAGACCGTGCAAGTGTGACATATGTGATGCTACTTTTTCTCAAAGATCTACTCTAAGGAGACACTTGGTAAttcacacaggagagaagccgtACAAGTGTGATATATGTAATGCTGCGTTTCCTCTTCAACCTACCCTTAAAGCACACTTGCGTATCCACACAGGAGAAAAACCCTATAAATGTGAAATCTGTGCCGCTAACTTTTCTCAGAAACCTTCTCTTACGACACACTTAAGAATTCACACAGGAGAGAAACCGTATACGTGTGACATATGCGGAAATGCTTTCTCACGTAGATATCTTCTTAGGGTACACATGCGAATTCACTCAGAAAATAAACAGTACAAGTGTGACAAATGTGATGCTGGCTTTTCAAGACAATCTCTTTTAACGAAACACATGCGAATTCACTTAGAGAATATGCCTTACAAGTGTGACATATGCGGCATGCCTTTTTCATGCAAAAATCCTCTAAGGAAACATATGCTAATTCACACAGGAGAGAAACCATACAAGTGTGATATATGTGACGCTGCTTTTGTCCAAAAATATAATCTTAAGACACACATGCGGGTTCACACAGGAGAGAAACCATATAAGTGTGacatatgtgatgctgctttttcACATAAACATCGGGTTAAGATACACGTGCGAATTCACCACCCAGAAGTGTAA